GCCCCCTTCGTTCCGATTTCATCTTTCATCACCTGGACGATGACTTTCTGTCCTTCATGGACGCATTTTTCGATCGGGACCGGTGGATTCCCCGCTTGATACGCGGCGACATTTTCAGGAAAGTCCTTTTCATGAAGATAACCGTTCTTAGTCTGGCCGAAATCGACAAATGCTGCACCCAGTCCCCTTTGGACCTTGACGACCCTTCCTAAATAAATATCCCCGGTCAGGCTTCCTTCGCCGGGCTGATATGTAAATAAACCGCTTATTTCATTATTTGAACGGTGCACCCACCGTTTTTCCCTGCCTTTACTATGTACAATGATCTCTTCCACTTGGGATCCCTCGTTTCTAAATCGGTTGCCGGGGTGGAAACAGCCACATCACAGGACAACTCTTTCAGGTCAATAGAAAAAAGGGTTGGAAACAACCCTTTTTCCAGTATGCCCTTACTTTAAACAGTTCCCATCGATTCGTCAATAAAGGTAAAGAAGATCCTTCGTTTTGGCGGAGGTCATCTTTTCAGCGAAAAATGCATGAAGCAGCTCATTTTCATCCAGCTTGCCGACTTCCACCCCTTTGTCGAACACCACGAGTGGATGCTTCACCCCGCGCTGAAATCTTTCCACCACCGTGATGATGGATTCTTCCCCTTCAATGGGCAGCGGACGGAGCTCCATGAACTGACGGCTCTTCCCGTAGTACCTTTCTAACAGGAACTTCATGAACGCATACCGCCTTTGTTTCCAGTCCACCCAAAGGGAGAAGTAAAGAAAAGAAAGGACGATCCATAAGTTTAAGTGAAGCGGGGCCGTCGCAAGCACAATCAGATGAAACACGAGCAAAAGACCAAATGAAAAGAGGAGCGTGTATTCATACGCCCTCATATAATTGAATTTGGTAGCAAGCCACAAGGAAACCATCTTGCCGCCATCAAGCGGCCAGATGGGTAACAGATTAAACAATAACACCATCATATTCAATTGCAGGAACAGGGAAAATGTATCATGGCTCATCACTCCCGTCCTCATCAGCACCCAGCCCAGTCCTATCAGCCACACATGCTGCAATGGACCCGCAGCCACCACCAAGAATTCCTCCCGCAGCGACCGGTTCCCATGTTCATCCATCTCGGCGACGCCTCCAAAGGGCAATAATGCAATTTTCTTCACCCTCCAGGAAAACGATTGTGCCATCAGACCGTGCCCCAGTTCATGAATCGTGATGATGACCAGCAGCAAGATCAGCTCGAAAAAATGAGCGGTCATGATGGCGATCGCAATGACGAGCCATAGAAGGGGATGAATGTAAAATTTCTTCAACAGAGAAATGAAACTAGTCAAAGGACATCACCTGTATCGGGTCGATAAATGTATCACCCATTTTGATCGCAAAATAAAATTCCCCGGTCCCATCGTTTTGGCTGCTTGTGGACACCTCGCCGACCAGAGACCCCTTCTCGATCTTTTCATATTGCTTCACGTCGATCGATTCGAGATTTCCGTACCATGATTCAGATTGATCTGCATGCTGGATGACGACCGTATTTCCAAACTCCTCTTTCTTCCCGGCAAAAATGATCAAGCCCCCTTTCATGGCGGTCACATCTTCACCGAGTACCGTTTCAAGCATGATGCCCTGTCCATTGGTCTTGAAATTTTCAACGACTTTTCCTGATGCAGGCCTTGCATATTCAGCACTTTGGCCAGAAGCGTTTTCCCCACCCGTCTCACTTGTCGGCAGCAGCGCCAACGGTTTTCCAAACTGATCTTCATACCAGGTGGATATGGCGGCGA
The nucleotide sequence above comes from Bacillus sp. KH172YL63. Encoded proteins:
- a CDS encoding M23 family metallopeptidase — protein: MGNRADEIRRRIAKRKKVSGQNPSFYLPTDEERYGMERPASFEGGPPPEVMHPLFKKETFMLKILGAGIMVLVTAIMFKSPSPVFDEAKSVVTKTMDTEFQFAAISTWYEDQFGKPLALLPTSETGGENASGQSAEYARPASGKVVENFKTNGQGIMLETVLGEDVTAMKGGLIIFAGKKEEFGNTVVIQHADQSESWYGNLESIDVKQYEKIEKGSLVGEVSTSSQNDGTGEFYFAIKMGDTFIDPIQVMSFD
- a CDS encoding M50 family metallopeptidase encodes the protein MTSFISLLKKFYIHPLLWLVIAIAIMTAHFFELILLLVIITIHELGHGLMAQSFSWRVKKIALLPFGGVAEMDEHGNRSLREEFLVVAAGPLQHVWLIGLGWVLMRTGVMSHDTFSLFLQLNMMVLLFNLLPIWPLDGGKMVSLWLATKFNYMRAYEYTLLFSFGLLLVFHLIVLATAPLHLNLWIVLSFLYFSLWVDWKQRRYAFMKFLLERYYGKSRQFMELRPLPIEGEESIITVVERFQRGVKHPLVVFDKGVEVGKLDENELLHAFFAEKMTSAKTKDLLYLY